CAAGAGGGCACCATGTCTCTCACAAATTTCTTTTACTCTTGTCATATAGCCATCTGGAGGCATTAAAATTCCTCCCCCAGTAATAATCGGCTCCATAATAACCCCGGCAATGGTTTCGCTTAACTCCCATGTCATCACGCGATTGATTTCCTCTGCACTTGCGAGTGTATCGATGTCATCAGGATTACGATACGTATCAGGCGGTGCGACATGCAGGAATCCTTGACCAAGCGGTTCATATTTATACTTTCGCTGTGCTTGTCCCGTTGCGGCTAGTGCCCCCATTGAATTGCCATGGTATGCACGATAGCGGGAAATAAACTTATATCGGCCGTGGCTCCCTTTTTGCTGGTGATATTGCCGAGCAATTTTAAACGCTGTTTCATTCGCTTCCGATCCGCTATTCGAGAAGAAAATAACGTAATCACCACCGAGCCATTCATTTAATTTTTCGGCCAATTTAATTGCAGGGACATGGCTTTGTGATAATGGGAAGTACGGCATTTCTTCTAGCTGCTCGTATGCCGCTTTTGCAAGCTCTTTCCGACCATAGCCAACATTCACACACCAAAGACCTGACATACCATCTAAATAACGATTTCCATCAATATCCGTTACCCAGGCACCTTCTGCCTTTGTAATAATTAAATTTGACGGACTTGGAGCCGCCCCCCTCATCGCATGCCAGAGAAATTTTTCATCTATTTCTTGGAAATTTTCCGTTTGTGCTTTCAAAATAATCAACCCCATTCTCTTTGTAAATAATTACAATTAATAACGAGCAGTTAGCATTTTCTTACGGGTATAGAATTCTACCCCATCTTTTCCATTTGCGTGAAGGTCACCATAGAATGATTTCTTATAGCCTGAAAATGGGAAGAAGGCCATTGGGGCCGGTACGCCAAGGTTGATCCCGAGCATCCCTGCATCAATTTCATCACGGAATTCACGAACTGCTTTAGCACTATCCGTATATAAACAGGCACCATTTGCAAACTCAGATTTATTTGTCAGCTCAATCGCTTCCTCAAGAGTATCGACCCGAACAACTGATAGTACAGGTGCAAAAATTTCATCCTGCCAAATTTTCATACTAGGTTGAACGTTGTCAAAAATAGTTGGACCAACAAAGTATCCCTGTTCGGCTACTGCATCTTTTCTGCCATCCCGGATCAGTAATGCGCCCTCATTTTCACCCAATTCAATATAGTGAAGCGTACGCTTTTTATGTGACTCTCGAATGACTGGTCCAAGGAACACACCCTCATCGATGCCATTGCCAATTTTAATGTTATCAGCTTCCTTTATAAGCCTATTGATTAACTTATCCGCAATTTCCCCAACGGCCACAACAACGGCCGCTGCCATACAACGCTCACCCGCAGAACCAAATGCTGCGCCAATGATATTTTTTACCGCGTTGTCCAAATCAGCATCGGGCAAGACAATGGAATGATTCTTTGCTCCTGCAAGAGCTTGGACACGTTTGCCGTTTGCGGCTGCAGTTTTATAGATATATTCAGCCACAGGCTGCGAACCAACGAAAGAGACCGCTTTTACGTCCTCATTTTCAAGAATTCCGTTAACCACATCGTGGGCACCATGTACGATATTTAAAACACCATCCGGCAGGCCTGCCTCTTGAAACAATTCAGCTAAACGATTCGCCAGTAACGGTGTTCTTTCGGACGGTTTTAATACAAATGTGTTTCCACAAGCAATAGCGAGTGGGAACATCCAGCACGGAACCATCATTGGAAAATTAAACGGAGTAATTCCTCCGATGACACCAATTGGATAGCGGTACATTCCTGATTCAATATCAGTAGCAATATCGGGAAGTTGAGTTCCCATCATTAAGGTTGGAGCTCCAGCAGCAAATTCTACACATTCAATGCCGCGCTGGACTTCCCCAAATGCTTCCTCGTAACTTTTTCCGTTTTCCATCGTAATCAACTCAGCTAATTCCTTCCAGTTTTCCACTAAAAGCTGCTGATAACGGAACAGGATCCGGGCCCGGCGGGGGACAGCCACCTTTTTCCATGTTTTGAATGCTTCTTTAGCTGTAGCTACAGCATGATCTAAATCTTCTCTTGTAGAAAGTGGTACACGTGCAATAACTTCCCCAGTTGCGGGATTAGGTACCTCTTCAGTCAGTGTGCTCGTGGACTCGATCCACTTTCCGCCAATATAGTTTTTAAGCGTTTTCATTTTTTGTGATACCACCATTATAGAAAACCTCCAATAATGTTATTACTTCTGTGTTTTGATTATAGCGGTATTTGAAAGCGTACACAGTAGACACAATGTAAATATGTTTACGTAAATTTCTGAACATTTTAGCAATATTACCTGGATTATTAGAGAAAATGACAAAAAAAAGAAACCAATGGGAATTGGTTTCTGCATTAACTATTTCTATTGTTTTTAGAAGTGGAAAGATATTCGTAGGCATTGATGGCAAATTCTATCGCCTGCCTTTTATAGCTTTCCATAAAGTCTTCACCTAACAGTTCAGCTAATTTTTGGAGTCGTTGATAAAGTGTCTGACGAACTATGAAAAGATTTGCTGCGGTTTCCTTCTTTGAACCGTAGCATTTCAAATAAACTTTTAATGTTTCTAGCAATTTCCCATTATTCTGCTGATCATATTTGAGGACGGGAGCCAAATAATCATCAATAAAATCATCAAGTGCTCCATGATTGTTGGCTATTGCTACCAGACGAAAAATATATAAATCCTCATAAAAATTACTGAAACAGTCATTTGGTATTCGCTCTTGAATGATTAACGCTTCTTGTGCAGTGCGATAACTAACTTTCATATCGCTTAGCTTTTTGATAAACCTGCCAATACCGAATGTAAGTTGCGTAAACTTTGGATCTTCATCTAATGCTTTTTGAATTTGCTTAATTCCTGCCTCCATTCTATGCTTCCAATCAGTATTTTTTCGCTTATTTAACAGGATAAAAATAAGTTGGTTTTTTCGATTTGTCGAGAGTAATAGGAATCCCTGAGACTGAAAGACAGAACGAAACAAGATTTTCAAAAGCGTAATATCTGAATTTTCCTCTTCGGCTTGATTGATTTTAAAAAGTAATACCAGACATCCATTGGCTTCAAAATGGGGCTCAATTTCAGTTAGGTATCTGTTCACTTGTTCTTCACTATGTATTCCATCCAACCATTGTTGAATCCATTCTGTTTCTTTTGCCTTTCTTCGTTCTTCAATATATAAGTCACGTAAAGTGTTTTGCGCAAGCGCGGTAGCAGTCCGATCTAAAATAAGTGATTCATATTCTGTAATACATTCCAAGTCAGAAATAATATATATATCTGCTAAGATTTGATTTAATGCCTGTATCGCTTGGTGGGCAATATTATTATGACAATGGATATTTTTTTCTTTTAACAACTGCAGGATTTTCTTTTGCTCTCTCGGTGATTTCTTAGATAAAATTTGAGTTTCCCCTTGATTTGGAAGCAAAACAACCGACAATTTTAAGTGTTCATGCAGGAACTTCAGAATTTTATGCTCAGGATGTGAAGTGAGCAGTAATTGATTTAATTGATGTGAAAAATATTCTAAATCTGAAATCATTTGATAATGCTTCTTTATTAATACCGTATGTAAATCTTGTGTAATATCAACAAATCGGACTTTTTGGTAAAAAACAATTAACGGAAAATCATGAAGATTTGCTAATTCTATTATTTCTTCCGGAATGTTAGGGATGTAGGTTCCTAGTTCAATACAAATACCTGCTGCCCCCGAATCAATGAGCTGTTTAAAAAATGAAAGAAAGATCTCGTTATTTTCCCTTAAGCCAATACCAGTAGAGAGAATCAACTCGTCTCCATTAAGAAGCTCATCTATTCCCGTTACCTCCATGATGTGGATCCACTTCACAGTCCGGTGAAGTCCAGCTTTCCCTGCAATAACTTCGGCATCTTTAAAACTTCTATTCTCTAGTATTTCTTGGACGGTCAATTTAACATCGAGACTCATTGCTGCTATCACCTCTTTATGATAAACCTAAACATATCTTTTAATAATTTACTATATTTTAACATTAATACAAAAGATGTGATTGCACTAATTAACATCTATAAGAAAATGGATGTTTTTTGAATTTATTGGAAGCATTTCATAAAAACAAAACACATGGTTTTTCAAAATGAAAGTCCCATGTGTTTCTTTGAAAAATATTTTAAAATGATTTTTCTCTTTACCTATCTTAATCATTATCAACAACTAATTAAATCTATGATAATAATTCTTCTTTTTCTACGTTGCGACAAAAATAATTTAGAAATTCTTTAATAAACGGGTGTTTCACGCGATTCTCTGCACACTTTTGCAATGGCTCTAAAATAGGGTATAGAAAATCCGATAATACTTCATTTTTTAAAGTACTCATTTCATCGGATAATTCGGTATTTTGACTTTGAACCGCTTTGAGTTGCTCCTGTAATATAGAAGTGATAAATACCATCAAACAACCTAAATGATCTGGGTAGAGATTTTTTTCAAGCGGGAAATAAAATCCCATTTTTTCATAATGACCGATTAAACATATTAAACTCTTCTTGCTGTCCTCCACCGCTCCCTTATTTTGACAGCAAAAAGAGGAGAAATATGGTGGAATGAAAAACGATCCAGGGACGAAAAAATGATTGTCATACCAGATTTCTACTTCTTCCCGATTGTAAAATGGATGGAAGGGAAACTCATTTTTCAGTGTTTCAGGCATTTTCGCAAAAATATTTTCATACTGTTCCCAGTCACCGAGCCAAATGACTGACATGATATTTGCCAGTGCCAGGCTGCCTTGGAGTTCCTCTTGTGTTTGCACCTTCATTACCTCCCTTTTACTTACACTTTCTTCA
The DNA window shown above is from Neobacillus sp. WH10 and carries:
- a CDS encoding aspartate aminotransferase family protein yields the protein MGLIILKAQTENFQEIDEKFLWHAMRGAAPSPSNLIITKAEGAWVTDIDGNRYLDGMSGLWCVNVGYGRKELAKAAYEQLEEMPYFPLSQSHVPAIKLAEKLNEWLGGDYVIFFSNSGSEANETAFKIARQYHQQKGSHGRYKFISRYRAYHGNSMGALAATGQAQRKYKYEPLGQGFLHVAPPDTYRNPDDIDTLASAEEINRVMTWELSETIAGVIMEPIITGGGILMPPDGYMTRVKEICERHGALLICDEVICGFGRTGKAFGFMNYGVKPDIITMAKGITSAYLPLSATAVKREIYEAYTGTEDYDRFRHVNTFGGNPAACALALKNLEIMENEKLIERSKVLGERLLRELEDIKEHPNVGDVRGKGLLLGIELVEDKQTKEPASIDKLNKVIGACKEKGLLIGKNGDTVAGYNNVLQLSPPLSITDEDFSFIVKIVKESIFQL
- a CDS encoding CoA-acylating methylmalonate-semialdehyde dehydrogenase, coding for MVVSQKMKTLKNYIGGKWIESTSTLTEEVPNPATGEVIARVPLSTREDLDHAVATAKEAFKTWKKVAVPRRARILFRYQQLLVENWKELAELITMENGKSYEEAFGEVQRGIECVEFAAGAPTLMMGTQLPDIATDIESGMYRYPIGVIGGITPFNFPMMVPCWMFPLAIACGNTFVLKPSERTPLLANRLAELFQEAGLPDGVLNIVHGAHDVVNGILENEDVKAVSFVGSQPVAEYIYKTAAANGKRVQALAGAKNHSIVLPDADLDNAVKNIIGAAFGSAGERCMAAAVVVAVGEIADKLINRLIKEADNIKIGNGIDEGVFLGPVIRESHKKRTLHYIELGENEGALLIRDGRKDAVAEQGYFVGPTIFDNVQPSMKIWQDEIFAPVLSVVRVDTLEEAIELTNKSEFANGACLYTDSAKAVREFRDEIDAGMLGINLGVPAPMAFFPFSGYKKSFYGDLHANGKDGVEFYTRKKMLTARY
- a CDS encoding PucR family transcriptional regulator — protein: MSLDVKLTVQEILENRSFKDAEVIAGKAGLHRTVKWIHIMEVTGIDELLNGDELILSTGIGLRENNEIFLSFFKQLIDSGAAGICIELGTYIPNIPEEIIELANLHDFPLIVFYQKVRFVDITQDLHTVLIKKHYQMISDLEYFSHQLNQLLLTSHPEHKILKFLHEHLKLSVVLLPNQGETQILSKKSPREQKKILQLLKEKNIHCHNNIAHQAIQALNQILADIYIISDLECITEYESLILDRTATALAQNTLRDLYIEERRKAKETEWIQQWLDGIHSEEQVNRYLTEIEPHFEANGCLVLLFKINQAEEENSDITLLKILFRSVFQSQGFLLLSTNRKNQLIFILLNKRKNTDWKHRMEAGIKQIQKALDEDPKFTQLTFGIGRFIKKLSDMKVSYRTAQEALIIQERIPNDCFSNFYEDLYIFRLVAIANNHGALDDFIDDYLAPVLKYDQQNNGKLLETLKVYLKCYGSKKETAANLFIVRQTLYQRLQKLAELLGEDFMESYKRQAIEFAINAYEYLSTSKNNRNS
- a CDS encoding molecular chaperone TorD family protein, yielding MQTQEELQGSLALANIMSVIWLGDWEQYENIFAKMPETLKNEFPFHPFYNREEVEIWYDNHFFVPGSFFIPPYFSSFCCQNKGAVEDSKKSLICLIGHYEKMGFYFPLEKNLYPDHLGCLMVFITSILQEQLKAVQSQNTELSDEMSTLKNEVLSDFLYPILEPLQKCAENRVKHPFIKEFLNYFCRNVEKEELLS